A single genomic interval of Arthrobacter sp. NicSoilB8 harbors:
- a CDS encoding FadR/GntR family transcriptional regulator, translated as MARKSLVGVVADELLDRIIAGEFPPGTSVPGELELSSRHEVSRMTVREAMKTLEAQRILSVERGRGTFVNPVNRWGSLDAVLRAASEGENDASAAIQLIELRRMLETGACELAAGRMADSDIDALRTHVAKMRIAHEGNDLTAFVEADLAFHDLILQASENVFVAVLFEPLHRVLEKRRTETSKVPDIQEHAIGHHQNIVDALASRDPHRARDAMDAHMQQTLDDLKTYVLAEGPA; from the coding sequence TTGGCTAGGAAATCGCTGGTCGGCGTAGTGGCCGACGAATTGCTGGACCGGATCATCGCCGGCGAGTTTCCGCCCGGCACGAGCGTTCCCGGCGAACTGGAGCTCAGCTCCCGGCATGAGGTCAGCCGCATGACCGTGCGCGAGGCCATGAAGACCCTTGAAGCCCAGCGGATTCTCAGCGTGGAACGGGGCCGCGGCACGTTTGTGAACCCGGTGAACCGCTGGGGCTCCCTGGACGCTGTGCTGCGGGCGGCGTCGGAAGGCGAGAATGACGCCTCTGCCGCCATTCAGCTCATTGAATTGCGCCGGATGCTGGAGACGGGCGCCTGCGAACTGGCCGCCGGGCGGATGGCGGATTCCGACATCGACGCTCTCCGCACTCACGTCGCAAAGATGCGGATCGCACACGAAGGAAACGATCTGACGGCTTTTGTCGAGGCGGACCTCGCCTTCCATGACCTCATCCTGCAGGCCTCCGAAAACGTCTTCGTCGCAGTGTTGTTCGAGCCGCTGCACCGCGTCCTGGAAAAGCGGCGGACGGAAACGTCCAAGGTGCCGGACATCCAGGAACATGCCATCGGACACCACCAGAACATCGTGGATGCCCTGGCATCACGGGATCCGCACCGTGCCCGCGACGCCATGGACGCGCACATGCAGCAGACCCTTGACGACTTGAAGACCTACGTCCTGGCCGAAGGGCCGGCCTGA
- a CDS encoding acyltransferase, which translates to MVSQQRAAGTIIRVPDRDPVIDLARFFCLVLVVVGHTMMVSPVLNPDGTVTTENTLGNQRWFEPVVWVLQIMPLFFVAGGITGLQSWRRLRARGGNAFDFMQGRLLRLIRPAAVLLAVMFTGLSLALLAGVDPQVIQLLTSGAGMPLWFLAAYLAAQLNLPWLAALHARAPWLTLAGLTSLAVAVDCMRGMLPTLAYLNMVFVWCAVQQLGFFVADGRPLRPGRPALFGVIVASNLLLGLLVLLGLYPGNMLVNLNPPNVTLLLLGISQAAAFQLFRPLLERIASLAWVRRVVGVAGRRSMTVYLWHLPLLAAMSGLLLLTDFPQPAGGSAAWWWGRPLVLLGVIALLLPVLALFGRLEERPTAPGTAPNRPAAAVLLAAVAVFVPAVDAALHGLTLGLLGGGAACFALAVVLLGRIPVRLTASADRPGGSEPPLPRPPLSANVEP; encoded by the coding sequence ATGGTTTCACAGCAGCGGGCGGCCGGCACGATCATCAGGGTGCCGGACCGCGACCCGGTGATCGACCTTGCCCGGTTCTTCTGCCTGGTACTGGTGGTGGTCGGCCACACCATGATGGTCAGCCCCGTCCTGAACCCCGACGGCACCGTGACGACCGAAAACACGCTGGGCAACCAGCGATGGTTTGAGCCTGTCGTGTGGGTCCTCCAGATCATGCCGCTGTTCTTCGTGGCTGGCGGGATTACCGGCCTGCAGTCCTGGCGGCGGCTGCGCGCCAGGGGCGGCAACGCCTTCGACTTCATGCAGGGCCGGCTGCTGCGCCTGATCCGTCCCGCGGCCGTCCTGCTGGCGGTCATGTTCACCGGCCTGTCCCTGGCGCTGCTCGCGGGGGTTGACCCGCAGGTCATCCAGTTGCTCACCAGCGGAGCGGGCATGCCCCTGTGGTTCCTCGCCGCGTACCTCGCCGCGCAGCTGAATCTTCCCTGGCTGGCGGCCCTGCACGCCCGCGCGCCGTGGCTGACCCTCGCCGGGCTCACGTCCCTGGCCGTGGCGGTCGATTGCATGCGGGGGATGCTGCCGACGCTGGCCTACCTCAACATGGTGTTCGTCTGGTGCGCCGTGCAGCAGCTCGGATTCTTCGTCGCTGACGGCCGGCCGCTGCGGCCGGGCCGGCCGGCTCTGTTTGGCGTCATCGTCGCCAGCAACCTCCTGCTGGGGCTGCTTGTGCTGCTGGGGCTGTACCCCGGAAACATGCTGGTAAACCTCAACCCGCCCAACGTGACGCTGCTGCTCCTTGGCATCTCGCAGGCCGCCGCCTTCCAGCTCTTCCGGCCGCTGCTGGAACGGATCGCGTCCTTGGCGTGGGTGCGCCGGGTGGTGGGCGTGGCCGGACGCCGGTCCATGACTGTCTATTTATGGCACCTGCCCCTGCTGGCGGCGATGTCCGGACTGCTGCTGCTGACAGACTTTCCGCAGCCGGCCGGCGGTAGCGCGGCCTGGTGGTGGGGGCGGCCGCTGGTACTGCTGGGCGTTATCGCGCTGTTGCTGCCGGTCCTTGCGCTGTTCGGCAGGCTCGAGGAGCGTCCGACGGCGCCGGGCACCGCGCCGAACCGGCCGGCGGCCGCCGTGCTGCTCGCCGCCGTCGCCGTCTTTGTCCCGGCAGTCGACGCCGCACTCCATGGACTCACACTTGGGCTGCTGGGCGGGGGTGCTGCATGCTTCGCGCTCGCGGTGGTGCTGCTGGGGCGGATTCCGGTCCGGCTGACGGCATCGGCTGACCGGCCCGGTGGATCAGAACCGCCATTGCCACGTCCGCCATTAAGTGCCAATGTCGAACCATGA
- a CDS encoding GntP family transporter codes for MTPLLNSLMVRAADAPVIKPAVELGTPLLLTIAVAGVALLLIMIIRFKIQAFVALLTVSILVAVAAQIPLKDVFTVVANGVGSTMGKVALLIALGAILGRMIEVSGGVQSLADHFTAKLGAKRVAVALTAVGFLVAIPVFFEVGIIVLVPIVYAFSKIANVHPVKFGLPMAGIMLAIHVAVPPHPGIVAGAGVLGADIGLIALISLVICVPLGFLSYWVASIMNRKDYDLLPTVKAQVDEFGSATMVRVGHEGPGSKAIAPPRPGLIIFLIATPIALILLGTVGTLVIDKNNFWYGVAAFVGNPVFALLVAVALCFFLLAVRRQWSLTETGEIFEGALPPIASILMVVAAGGVFGSVLQVSGIGKALSESLDTLGVPLLLLGFIISLALRAAQGSATVAIVTTAGLLSSAVAGGGYTPAQIAVIVIAIGFGALGLSHVTDAGFWVVVRYYGLTVADGLRTWTVLTTVLGLAGFALTFVAWILVGGLSA; via the coding sequence ATGACCCCCCTGCTCAATTCCCTGATGGTGCGCGCGGCCGACGCGCCCGTCATCAAGCCGGCCGTGGAGCTGGGAACTCCGCTGCTGCTGACCATCGCCGTGGCCGGCGTCGCCCTGCTGCTGATCATGATCATCCGCTTCAAGATCCAGGCCTTTGTGGCCCTGCTGACGGTCAGCATCCTGGTGGCCGTCGCCGCGCAGATCCCGCTCAAAGACGTCTTCACCGTGGTGGCCAACGGGGTGGGAAGCACCATGGGCAAGGTGGCCCTCCTGATCGCCCTCGGAGCCATCCTGGGGCGCATGATCGAGGTCTCCGGCGGCGTGCAGTCCCTGGCCGACCACTTCACCGCCAAGCTCGGCGCCAAGCGGGTGGCCGTGGCGCTCACCGCCGTGGGCTTCCTGGTCGCGATTCCGGTGTTCTTCGAGGTCGGCATCATCGTGCTGGTGCCGATCGTCTACGCCTTCTCCAAGATCGCCAACGTCCACCCGGTGAAGTTCGGCCTGCCCATGGCCGGCATCATGCTCGCCATCCACGTCGCCGTGCCGCCGCACCCGGGCATTGTGGCCGGCGCCGGCGTGCTCGGCGCCGACATCGGACTGATTGCCCTGATCTCCCTGGTGATCTGCGTGCCGCTCGGCTTCCTGTCCTACTGGGTCGCCTCCATCATGAACCGCAAGGACTACGATCTGCTGCCCACCGTCAAGGCCCAGGTGGACGAGTTCGGCTCCGCCACCATGGTCCGTGTCGGCCACGAGGGCCCGGGCAGCAAAGCGATTGCCCCGCCCCGCCCCGGACTGATCATCTTCCTCATCGCCACCCCGATCGCGCTGATCCTCCTGGGCACTGTCGGCACCCTCGTGATCGACAAGAACAACTTCTGGTACGGCGTCGCCGCCTTCGTCGGCAACCCCGTCTTCGCCCTCCTCGTGGCTGTCGCGCTCTGCTTCTTCCTCCTCGCCGTCCGCCGTCAGTGGTCGCTGACGGAAACCGGCGAAATCTTCGAAGGCGCCCTGCCCCCGATCGCCTCCATCCTCATGGTTGTTGCGGCCGGCGGCGTGTTCGGCAGCGTCCTGCAGGTCAGCGGAATCGGCAAGGCACTCTCCGAATCCCTCGACACCCTCGGCGTGCCGCTGCTGCTCCTTGGCTTCATCATCTCGCTGGCCCTGCGTGCCGCCCAGGGCTCGGCCACCGTCGCGATCGTCACCACGGCCGGCCTGCTCTCCTCCGCCGTTGCCGGCGGCGGCTACACGCCGGCGCAGATTGCCGTGATCGTGATCGCCATCGGCTTCGGCGCCCTCGGCCTGTCCCACGTGACTGACGCCGGGTTCTGGGTGGTCGTGCGGTACTACGGCCTGACCGTCGCCGACGGCCTCAGGACCTGGACCGTGCTCACCACCGTGCTGGGCCTGGCGGGCTTCGCCCTCACGTTCGTGGCCTGGATCCTGGTGGGAGGCCTGAGCGCCTGA
- a CDS encoding class II fructose-bisphosphate aldolase yields the protein MRTQLDALVGAALQQGSAVPAFTCYDFTTALAVVGAAEETGRGAILLVAPKTAATPNGLRLITALRGLADAAGVPVAVQLDHATDPQVIADAVGAGADSVLVDGSSLPYEDNIALVRSVRAALEAQGRADVVIEAELGGLAGDEDRAFGTDAANSEGSAAADEPAGLTDSAQVEDFVARTGAQLLAVAVGNVHGKYKGEPRLRWDVLQDIAVRTRIPLVLHGASGIPAEELVKAAAMNVGKVNFNTELRTGVLAVLEEQTAAHRADGENLQALLGHWDTSARTFAAGALATLSR from the coding sequence ATGCGTACCCAACTCGACGCGCTGGTCGGCGCCGCCCTGCAGCAGGGCTCAGCCGTACCGGCGTTCACCTGCTACGACTTCACGACCGCACTCGCCGTTGTGGGCGCGGCCGAGGAGACCGGGCGGGGCGCCATCCTGCTCGTCGCGCCGAAGACCGCGGCCACGCCGAACGGTCTGCGGCTGATCACCGCCCTCCGCGGGCTCGCCGACGCCGCCGGCGTTCCGGTTGCCGTGCAGCTGGACCACGCCACCGACCCGCAGGTGATCGCCGACGCCGTCGGCGCCGGGGCCGACTCGGTGCTGGTCGACGGGTCCTCGCTGCCTTACGAGGACAACATCGCGCTGGTCCGGAGTGTCCGGGCCGCCCTCGAAGCGCAGGGCAGGGCCGACGTCGTGATTGAAGCCGAACTCGGCGGGCTTGCCGGCGACGAGGACCGGGCCTTCGGGACCGACGCCGCGAACAGCGAAGGCAGCGCAGCGGCCGACGAACCGGCAGGCCTCACCGACTCCGCCCAAGTGGAGGACTTCGTGGCCCGCACCGGCGCGCAGCTGCTCGCCGTGGCCGTGGGCAATGTCCATGGAAAGTACAAGGGGGAGCCCCGGCTACGCTGGGACGTCCTGCAGGACATCGCCGTGCGGACCCGGATCCCGCTGGTCCTGCACGGTGCCTCGGGCATCCCGGCGGAGGAACTGGTCAAGGCCGCGGCCATGAATGTGGGCAAGGTCAATTTCAATACCGAGCTGCGCACCGGCGTCCTTGCGGTCCTCGAGGAACAGACCGCCGCCCACCGCGCCGACGGCGAGAACCTCCAGGCCCTGTTGGGCCACTGGGACACTTCCGCCAGGACGTTCGCGGCCGGCGCCCTGGCCACGCTGTCCCGCTGA
- a CDS encoding SGNH/GDSL hydrolase family protein, producing MNAARFLEPGAGHTGANIPAAGPWHPGDQHSARGRPAARRSQPWSRYVAIGDSFTAGVGDPEPLSPGGMRGWADRIAEELGGGRGEFSYANLAISGMVMRDILDQQLGPALNLKPDLVTLSAGGNDLVFHRGDPDRLAAALDDAVAALSATGATVVLFTGPDWGETPVFGHIRGKVAVFNENIRVIAARHDGVIADLWALRQLSDPRMWDPDRLHFSPLGHHTIAAMVLDTLSVPHRLRPLEPKPMPPGSWRETRAGDLAWVAHYMLPWMVSRIRPRADAFPREAKRPLPGPPPGFAGPGPTPLVRPGSVG from the coding sequence GTGAACGCCGCCAGGTTCCTTGAGCCGGGCGCCGGCCATACCGGCGCCAACATCCCCGCCGCGGGGCCGTGGCACCCGGGGGATCAGCATTCCGCGCGGGGGCGCCCTGCGGCCCGGCGGTCACAGCCTTGGAGCCGGTACGTCGCCATCGGGGATTCGTTCACGGCAGGCGTCGGCGACCCGGAACCGCTGAGTCCCGGCGGCATGCGGGGGTGGGCGGACCGCATTGCGGAAGAACTCGGCGGGGGCCGCGGCGAGTTCAGCTACGCCAACCTCGCCATCAGCGGCATGGTCATGCGCGACATCCTGGACCAGCAACTTGGGCCCGCCCTGAACCTGAAGCCGGACCTCGTCACACTCTCGGCCGGCGGCAACGATCTCGTGTTCCATCGCGGCGATCCGGACCGGCTGGCAGCCGCCCTCGATGACGCCGTGGCGGCACTCTCGGCCACCGGGGCGACGGTCGTCCTGTTCACCGGGCCGGACTGGGGCGAGACCCCCGTGTTTGGGCACATCCGGGGCAAGGTCGCGGTTTTCAATGAAAACATCCGCGTCATCGCCGCCCGGCACGACGGCGTCATCGCTGATTTGTGGGCACTGCGGCAGTTGAGCGATCCGCGGATGTGGGATCCGGACCGCCTGCACTTTTCGCCGCTGGGGCACCACACCATTGCCGCCATGGTCCTGGACACGCTCAGCGTGCCGCACCGCCTGCGGCCCCTGGAACCCAAGCCAATGCCGCCGGGCAGCTGGCGGGAAACCCGGGCCGGCGATCTGGCGTGGGTCGCGCATTACATGCTGCCGTGGATGGTGAGTCGGATCAGGCCGCGGGCCGACGCCTTTCCGCGGGAGGCCAAGCGCCCGCTGCCGGGGCCGCCGCCAGGGTTTGCCGGCCCCGGGCCCACGCCCCTAGTCCGGCCGGGTTCAGTCGGCTAG
- a CDS encoding four-carbon acid sugar kinase family protein, with translation MPLEADVLAAFPAEVQIPARLVADSVAASSEASPRVLVVLDDDPTGTQSVANLPVLTRWEVADFAWAFAYEVDGQRQRAVYVLTNTRSLDPAEAAYRNEEIVRNALAAAAATAGTDEGALRLSFVSRSDSTLRGHYPLEPDVIAATVTAVNGEATDGVVIVPAFPDAGRVTIGGVHYMRGTGADAGTLTPVAETEFARDASFGFANSEMAKYVEEKSQGRFAADSVIVLDLNIIRAGAAAGDPAISAKAIADAIESATDSTPIVADIVTENDFRALALGLEEAESRGKKLLYRVGPPFVRGRIGQEVRTALTSEEAYEGNTPSEAGGLIVVGSHVGVTTRQLNALTEQHSAARIVEIDVEKLLGDNAGEYLDETVGTVVAALHEGDVIVHTSRLLIRTDDAAESLRIARTVSAAVVAVVNRTLKTFPPRFVIAKGGITSSDVAAHGLEIRHAIVRGPMLPGIVSLWEPVDGPAKGIPYIVFAGNVGDDQSLADVTRKLSSTF, from the coding sequence GTGCCCCTCGAAGCAGACGTGCTGGCCGCCTTCCCCGCGGAAGTACAGATCCCCGCCCGGTTAGTGGCAGACAGCGTGGCGGCCTCGTCCGAGGCATCCCCGCGTGTCCTGGTAGTCCTCGACGACGACCCCACCGGCACCCAGTCCGTGGCGAACCTCCCGGTCCTCACCCGCTGGGAAGTGGCCGACTTCGCCTGGGCCTTCGCCTACGAGGTCGACGGCCAGCGCCAGCGCGCCGTCTACGTGCTGACCAACACCCGCAGCCTTGACCCCGCCGAGGCGGCCTACCGCAACGAGGAAATCGTCCGGAACGCCCTCGCGGCTGCAGCAGCGACCGCCGGAACGGATGAGGGAGCCCTGCGGCTCAGCTTCGTCAGCCGCAGTGATTCGACCCTGCGCGGCCACTACCCGCTGGAACCGGACGTCATTGCGGCCACCGTCACGGCCGTCAATGGCGAGGCGACGGACGGCGTCGTGATCGTTCCCGCATTCCCCGACGCCGGTCGCGTCACCATCGGCGGTGTGCACTACATGCGCGGCACCGGAGCCGACGCCGGCACCCTCACTCCCGTGGCCGAGACGGAATTCGCACGGGACGCCAGCTTCGGCTTCGCCAACTCGGAGATGGCCAAGTACGTGGAAGAAAAGTCCCAAGGCCGTTTCGCCGCTGACTCCGTGATCGTCCTGGACCTCAACATCATCCGCGCCGGTGCAGCCGCGGGGGACCCTGCCATCTCCGCCAAGGCCATCGCGGATGCCATCGAATCCGCCACCGACTCCACTCCGATCGTGGCCGACATCGTCACCGAGAATGACTTCCGTGCCCTGGCCCTGGGCTTGGAGGAAGCGGAAAGCCGCGGCAAGAAACTGCTCTACCGCGTCGGTCCGCCATTCGTTCGCGGCCGCATCGGCCAGGAAGTCCGCACGGCGCTGACCTCGGAAGAAGCCTACGAAGGCAACACTCCCTCGGAGGCCGGCGGCCTGATCGTCGTCGGCTCGCATGTCGGCGTCACCACCCGCCAGCTCAACGCGCTCACCGAGCAGCACAGCGCGGCACGGATTGTGGAGATCGACGTCGAGAAACTGCTCGGCGACAACGCCGGGGAGTACCTGGACGAAACCGTCGGCACGGTGGTCGCGGCCCTTCACGAAGGCGACGTCATTGTGCACACCAGCCGCCTCTTGATCAGGACCGATGACGCCGCCGAAAGCCTGCGGATCGCCCGCACCGTCTCCGCCGCCGTCGTCGCCGTGGTGAACCGCACGCTCAAGACCTTCCCGCCCCGCTTCGTGATCGCCAAGGGCGGCATCACGTCCTCGGACGTGGCCGCGCACGGCCTGGAAATCCGGCACGCGATCGTCCGCGGGCCCATGCTGCCGGGCATCGTCAGCCTGTGGGAGCCGGTGGACGGCCCGGCCAAGGGCATCCCGTACATCGTCTTCGCCGGCAACGTGGGCGACGACCAGTCCCTCGCCGATGTCACCCGCAAACTCAGCAGCACTTTCTAG
- a CDS encoding dodecin: MPNHTYSISEIVGTSNEGVDAAVRNGIAEAAKTLRNLDWFEVKEIRGHLENGQVADWQVTIKLGFRLER; this comes from the coding sequence TTGCCTAATCACACCTACAGCATTTCTGAAATTGTCGGAACCTCGAACGAGGGCGTCGATGCGGCCGTCCGGAACGGCATTGCGGAGGCCGCCAAGACCCTGCGGAACCTCGACTGGTTCGAAGTCAAGGAAATCCGCGGCCACCTTGAAAACGGGCAGGTCGCCGACTGGCAAGTCACCATCAAGCTCGGGTTCCGCCTGGAGCGCTAA
- a CDS encoding putative protein N(5)-glutamine methyltransferase, producing MPVIPQQFPHETLTVRLRAAGCVFAEDEARLLIAAAPTPEALEAMVSRRVAGLPLEHILGWAEFCGLRIAVDAGVFVPRRRTEFLVRQAAARLNAWRLHAGRLESAGPGRRSPVVIDLCCGSGAVGAAVAALAGPVELHCADIDPAAAACARTNVLPLRGEVHEGDLYTPLPAELRGRVRVLAVNAPYVPSADIETMPQEARLHEPRACLDGGADGLEVQRRVAAEARQWLAPGGHVLIETSRRQAARTARIFRRHGLAARVLRSEELGATVVAGELPPSG from the coding sequence ATGCCAGTAATCCCTCAGCAGTTCCCGCACGAAACCCTCACAGTCCGGCTCCGGGCCGCCGGGTGCGTGTTCGCCGAAGACGAAGCCCGCCTGCTCATCGCCGCCGCCCCGACGCCTGAGGCGCTCGAAGCGATGGTCAGCCGAAGGGTCGCCGGCCTGCCCCTTGAACACATTCTGGGCTGGGCGGAATTCTGCGGACTCCGCATCGCCGTCGACGCCGGCGTGTTCGTGCCGCGGCGCCGGACGGAGTTCCTCGTCCGGCAGGCAGCGGCCCGCCTGAATGCATGGCGCCTGCATGCGGGGCGGCTGGAATCGGCCGGCCCGGGGCGCCGGTCCCCGGTCGTGATCGATCTCTGCTGCGGGTCCGGTGCCGTTGGCGCCGCGGTGGCCGCGCTCGCCGGCCCTGTCGAGCTCCACTGCGCCGACATAGATCCCGCAGCCGCGGCGTGTGCGCGCACCAACGTCCTGCCGCTGCGCGGCGAGGTCCACGAAGGAGATCTCTACACTCCGCTCCCGGCGGAACTCCGGGGCCGGGTCCGGGTGCTGGCCGTAAATGCCCCCTACGTTCCGTCGGCGGACATCGAAACCATGCCGCAAGAGGCGCGCCTGCATGAGCCGCGCGCCTGCCTCGACGGCGGTGCCGACGGGCTGGAGGTGCAGCGCCGGGTCGCCGCGGAGGCGCGGCAATGGCTGGCGCCGGGCGGCCACGTGCTGATTGAGACCAGCCGCCGGCAGGCCGCCCGGACAGCCCGTATTTTTCGCCGGCACGGACTGGCGGCCCGCGTACTGCGCTCCGAGGAACTGGGCGCTACGGTGGTGGCCGGCGAACTCCCGCCTTCCGGCTGA
- a CDS encoding winged helix-turn-helix domain-containing protein, translated as MKDIAEKVGITPRSTLQILKDLEAGGYLHRSRDGRRTRYVIEPHQHFRHPATATREVDGLISLFAARPPSTAAEPPQDISSPPP; from the coding sequence GTGAAAGACATCGCTGAGAAGGTCGGGATCACACCACGATCGACCCTGCAAATCCTCAAGGATCTCGAAGCCGGCGGATACCTGCACCGCAGCCGGGACGGACGACGAACCCGCTACGTCATAGAACCCCACCAGCACTTCCGGCACCCCGCCACAGCAACCAGGGAAGTCGACGGACTGATCAGCCTCTTCGCAGCCCGCCCGCCCTCAACCGCGGCGGAGCCACCCCAGGACATTAGTTCACCCCCACCGTAA
- a CDS encoding metal-sensitive transcriptional regulator: MELDPTDMKPVINRLRRAQGQLAAVTRMIEEGRDCKSVVTQLAAVSSALDKAGFSIIATGLQQCMQQEDPSLDRAELEKLFLSLA; encoded by the coding sequence ATGGAACTCGATCCCACCGACATGAAGCCTGTCATCAACCGGCTTCGCCGCGCCCAGGGGCAGCTCGCGGCGGTGACCCGGATGATCGAGGAGGGCCGTGACTGCAAGAGTGTCGTGACGCAGCTGGCCGCCGTTTCGAGCGCCCTGGACAAGGCGGGATTCTCCATCATCGCCACGGGCCTGCAGCAGTGCATGCAGCAGGAAGACCCCAGCCTGGACCGGGCTGAACTGGAGAAGCTCTTCCTTTCGCTGGCCTGA
- a CDS encoding NAD(P)-dependent oxidoreductase, with amino-acid sequence MTSNYTITVLGLGAMGLPMATRLASQLTVHGFDIAEPRLKLAEEAGIRTFASARKASEGADALLLAVRNGEQLNDVLFGENGVASVLKPGAVVILGSTVGTEAIPATVDRLAEYGVELVDAPLSGGPKRAGEGDLLIVVGASPEAQEKARPALELLASTLTVVGDKPGDGQALKTVNQLLCGIHIAAAAEAMALADALGLDQAKTLAALEAGAAGSFMLSNRGPRILEAYTENGAEVLSRLDIFVKDMGIVGKATRAAGLAAPVAAAAEQLYLLGQAQGLAAADDSAVIKVLAPTKRTA; translated from the coding sequence ATGACCAGCAACTACACCATCACCGTCCTGGGCCTCGGCGCAATGGGCCTGCCCATGGCCACGCGCCTGGCAAGCCAGCTCACGGTCCACGGCTTCGACATCGCCGAGCCTCGCCTGAAGCTGGCCGAAGAGGCCGGCATCCGCACGTTCGCCTCAGCACGGAAGGCTTCGGAAGGCGCCGACGCCCTGCTGCTGGCAGTGCGTAACGGTGAGCAGCTCAACGATGTCCTCTTCGGCGAGAACGGCGTGGCCTCCGTGCTGAAGCCGGGCGCCGTCGTGATTCTGGGCAGCACCGTGGGCACCGAGGCCATCCCGGCCACGGTGGACCGCCTGGCCGAATACGGCGTCGAGCTGGTTGATGCCCCGCTTTCCGGCGGTCCCAAGCGTGCCGGCGAAGGCGACCTGCTGATCGTGGTGGGCGCATCGCCCGAGGCCCAGGAGAAGGCCCGCCCGGCCCTTGAACTGCTCGCCTCCACCCTTACCGTGGTGGGCGACAAGCCCGGCGACGGCCAGGCCCTCAAGACTGTCAACCAGCTGCTCTGCGGCATCCACATCGCCGCCGCCGCCGAGGCAATGGCGCTGGCCGACGCCCTTGGCCTGGACCAGGCCAAGACCCTCGCCGCCCTCGAAGCCGGCGCGGCGGGCTCCTTCATGCTCTCCAACCGCGGCCCGCGCATCCTGGAGGCCTACACCGAGAACGGCGCCGAAGTCCTCAGCCGCCTGGACATCTTCGTCAAGGACATGGGAATCGTCGGCAAGGCCACCCGCGCCGCCGGCCTCGCCGCCCCCGTGGCCGCCGCCGCGGAGCAGCTCTACCTCCTGGGCCAGGCCCAGGGCCTTGCCGCCGCCGACGACTCCGCCGTCATCAAGGTCCTCGCGCCCACAAAGCGCACCGCCTAA
- a CDS encoding aldo/keto reductase, whose product MRYTHLGRSGLTISRLCLGTMNFGQQTEEAQAFAILDTAQAAGINFIDTANVYGGSSHRGWTEEILGRWFAQGGERRERTVLATKLFGTMTDRPNESKLSALHIRRALDASLKRLQTDYIDLYQFHHVDRNTPWEEIWQAVEVAVQQGKILYSGSSNFAGWHIARAQETAARRNYNGLVSEQSIYNLLTRDLELEVIPAAQQYGLGILPWSPLHGGLLGGVLKQEHDGVRRTTGRALEALKSHQKQIRRYEDFAEELGQEPAHVALAWLLHQPAVSAPVIGPRTLEQLQGAIGAHKLKLDAGALKRLDEIFPGHRTAPEDYAW is encoded by the coding sequence ATGCGCTACACGCATTTGGGCCGCTCCGGCCTGACAATCTCACGCCTGTGCCTCGGCACCATGAACTTCGGCCAGCAGACCGAGGAGGCTCAGGCCTTCGCCATCCTCGACACGGCGCAGGCTGCCGGCATCAATTTCATTGATACCGCCAATGTGTACGGCGGTTCGAGCCACCGCGGCTGGACGGAGGAAATCCTCGGCCGCTGGTTCGCCCAGGGTGGCGAGCGCCGTGAGCGCACGGTGCTCGCCACCAAACTGTTCGGCACCATGACGGACAGGCCCAACGAGTCGAAGCTCTCGGCGCTGCATATCCGCCGGGCGCTCGATGCCAGCCTGAAACGGCTGCAGACGGACTACATCGATCTCTACCAGTTCCATCACGTAGACCGGAACACGCCCTGGGAGGAGATCTGGCAGGCCGTCGAAGTCGCCGTCCAGCAAGGCAAGATCCTCTATTCCGGCAGCAGCAACTTCGCCGGCTGGCACATCGCGCGCGCCCAGGAAACGGCAGCCCGCCGCAACTACAACGGGCTGGTCAGCGAACAGTCGATCTACAACCTGCTGACCCGGGACCTGGAACTGGAAGTGATCCCTGCCGCCCAGCAGTACGGCCTGGGGATCCTTCCGTGGTCGCCGCTGCACGGCGGACTGCTGGGCGGGGTGCTGAAGCAGGAGCACGACGGCGTCCGGCGCACCACCGGGCGCGCCCTCGAGGCACTCAAATCGCACCAGAAACAGATCCGCCGATACGAGGACTTCGCCGAGGAACTGGGGCAGGAACCCGCGCACGTGGCGCTGGCGTGGCTGCTCCACCAGCCGGCCGTCTCCGCCCCGGTCATTGGTCCGCGGACCCTTGAGCAGCTCCAGGGAGCGATCGGCGCCCACAAACTGAAACTCGACGCCGGCGCCCTCAAGCGCCTTGACGAGATCTTCCCGGGCCACCGCACCGCCCCGGAAGACTACGCGTGGTGA
- a CDS encoding GlsB/YeaQ/YmgE family stress response membrane protein yields the protein MGFFAFLILGLIAGAIAKAILPGRQGGGLLITLVLGVVGALLGGFIGGALFGVGINEFFSLSTWLLAIGGAIIVLLVYGMIAKRSAR from the coding sequence ATGGGTTTTTTCGCATTTCTGATTCTGGGCCTCATCGCCGGAGCAATCGCTAAGGCAATCCTCCCGGGCCGTCAGGGCGGTGGCCTCCTGATCACTCTGGTCCTGGGTGTCGTCGGCGCCCTGCTGGGCGGATTCATCGGCGGTGCACTGTTCGGTGTGGGCATCAACGAGTTCTTCTCGCTGTCGACCTGGCTTCTGGCCATCGGCGGTGCGATCATCGTCCTGCTTGTTTACGGCATGATCGCCAAGCGTTCGGCCCGCTAA